Proteins from a genomic interval of Amphiura filiformis chromosome 9, Afil_fr2py, whole genome shotgun sequence:
- the LOC140160702 gene encoding ubiquitin-conjugating enzyme E2 A — MSTPARRRLMRDFKKLQEDPPAGVSGAPSENNIMLWNAVIFGPHDTPFEDGTFKLTIEFTEEYPNKPPTVRFISKMFHPNVYADGGICLDILQNRWSPTYDVSAILTSIQSLLDEPNPNSPANSQAAQLYQENRREYEKKVSAIVEQSWLDANSSSS, encoded by the exons ATGTCAACTCCAGCAAGAAGGCGATTAATGAGAGATTTTAAGAA ATTACAAGAAGATCCTCCCGCAGGAGTTAGTGGTGCACCTTCAGAAAATAACATTATGCTATGGAATGCAGTTATTTTTGG ACCACATGACACACCTTTTGAAGATGGTACATTTAAGTTGACAATAGAATTCACAGAAGAATATCCAAACAAACCACCTACAGTTAGATTTATTTCTAAGATGTTTCATCCAAATG TTTATGCTGATGGTGGCATATGTCTTGACATTCTTCAAAATAGGTGGAGTCCAACATATGATGTTTCAGCTATTTTAACATCAATACAG TCACTACTTGACGAGCCTAATCCTAATAGTCCTGCAAATAGCCAAGCTGCACAGCTGTACCAAGAAAACAGACGAGAATACGAGAAAAAAGTTTCCGCTATCGTAGAACAAAGTTGGTTAGATGCAAACAGCTCGTCATCATGA